One Bosea sp. 685 DNA segment encodes these proteins:
- a CDS encoding GntR family transcriptional regulator, giving the protein MSRSAILPQLQANQVDNRSAAETVADALRRGILRGQIEGGERLRQDHIASQFGVSQMIVREAFKQLGSEGFLVFEPRRGVSVTPLSVDEAFEMTKLRSLLEAQALEWAIPNQSKDDIASAAQLLDELDVATTTDEVIALNAAFHETLYCPSQRHRTLRLIRAMRLNFERYLRFTWDRMPQHRAQSQAEHRRLLDLCRNGRSDEACALLREHITATGDLLTKSLRLIDRQNSQEQDS; this is encoded by the coding sequence GTGTCGCGTTCGGCGATCTTGCCCCAATTGCAAGCCAATCAAGTGGACAATCGCTCGGCGGCGGAGACCGTTGCCGACGCATTGCGACGTGGCATCTTGCGGGGCCAGATCGAGGGCGGCGAGCGGCTCAGGCAGGATCACATCGCCTCGCAGTTCGGCGTCAGCCAGATGATCGTCAGGGAGGCCTTCAAGCAACTCGGCTCTGAAGGCTTTCTTGTTTTCGAACCTCGGCGCGGCGTCAGCGTGACGCCTCTGAGCGTCGACGAGGCGTTCGAAATGACCAAGCTGCGCAGCCTGCTCGAGGCCCAGGCGCTGGAATGGGCGATCCCCAATCAGTCCAAGGACGACATCGCCTCTGCCGCCCAGCTTCTCGACGAGCTCGATGTCGCTACAACCACGGATGAGGTCATCGCGCTCAATGCCGCGTTCCATGAAACGCTCTATTGCCCATCTCAGCGGCACCGGACGCTGCGCCTTATACGAGCGATGCGGCTCAACTTTGAACGCTATCTTCGCTTCACATGGGACCGGATGCCTCAGCATCGCGCTCAATCGCAGGCCGAGCATCGGAGGCTCCTGGATTTGTGCAGAAACGGCCGATCCGATGAGGCTTGCGCGCTCCTAAGGGAACACATCACTGCAACGGGCGACTTGCTGACCAAGAGCCTGAGGTTGATCGACCGGCAAAATTCTCAAGAGCAAGATTCTTAA
- a CDS encoding LolA family protein: MTRRLRMRASIGALAALGFAASIGGASAQPLNLQPSKPAIASAKPSRSGTRLPPVRPEGLGLARMASAATPVQTASAEAPQRIAATPAKASGKSSAPQTQDEAVERLNTYFNGFATLQADFIQFSPDGRRLEGKLYIQRPGKMRFEYRAPVTTEVIADGTSVAIRDKKLATQDIYSIGQTPLKFLVKERMDLARDSVVMGASTKGDILSVRIEDRSTLGGTSKITLNYDITANELRGWVVIDPQGYETTVSVYNLDTQRRPDPKNFMINYERML, from the coding sequence ATGACACGCCGCCTCCGGATGCGGGCCTCTATCGGCGCGCTCGCCGCGCTCGGCTTCGCAGCCTCCATCGGTGGGGCCAGCGCCCAGCCGCTGAATCTGCAGCCGTCCAAGCCGGCGATCGCCTCCGCCAAGCCGTCGCGCAGCGGCACGCGCCTGCCTCCCGTGCGGCCTGAGGGCCTCGGATTGGCGCGCATGGCGTCGGCGGCGACGCCTGTGCAAACCGCTTCCGCCGAAGCGCCTCAGCGCATCGCGGCCACCCCGGCGAAAGCATCGGGCAAGTCCTCCGCTCCGCAGACGCAGGACGAGGCCGTCGAGCGGCTGAATACCTATTTCAATGGATTCGCCACTCTGCAGGCCGATTTCATCCAGTTTTCCCCCGATGGGCGCCGTCTTGAGGGCAAGCTTTACATTCAGCGCCCGGGCAAGATGCGCTTCGAGTATCGCGCTCCGGTGACGACCGAGGTCATCGCCGACGGCACCTCCGTCGCCATCCGTGACAAGAAGCTGGCGACGCAGGATATCTATTCGATCGGCCAGACCCCGCTGAAATTCCTGGTCAAGGAGCGCATGGATCTGGCGCGCGATTCGGTCGTGATGGGCGCCAGCACCAAGGGCGACATCCTGTCAGTCAGGATCGAGGACCGCTCGACGCTGGGCGGCACCTCCAAGATCACCCTGAACTACGACATCACCGCCAATGAATTGCGCGGCTGGGTGGTGATCGACCCGCAAGGCTATGAGACCACGGTCTCGGTCTACAATCTCGACACCCAGCGCCGCCCCGATCCGAAGAATTTCATGATCAATTACGAGCGCATGCTCTGA
- a CDS encoding DNA translocase FtsK — protein sequence MRTIRRSSSLMDRLPDPVREFLSRRAAELVGLGLLALTSAIAIALATWSVDDPSINNATSGAVRNWLGRPGAMVADLLMQLIGLGVVALLFPPVIWALRLVRFHLFDRGALKLGLWVVGIVATGAVASALPATPRWPLPTGMGGVIGDGLLFGTRNLVGIAGNALSGLVGFLYAGISILAITAAAGFGFVTDEDPIAENEDEDESWSESEDRRDDEPGIAVILIGWLAHGAMSLRGMILRRLPQPPEPLVNTGPAASAPVPGRVRREPQFGEAAPRAASPPFAPEPLPVSRPSRPVALDLPEDDDEPQDLRDLNAPRVTAPAVAPKPGKRMQREAQPSLLDRDQFELPPLTYLSEPKKLPANAISTDALEQNATLLEGVLEDFGVRGEITQVRPGPVVTLYELEPAPGTKSSRVISLADDIARSMSAIAARVAVIPGKNAIGIELPNAKRETVFLRELLASQDFESSKHKLALGLGKTIGGEPVIVDLARMPHLLVAGTTGSGKSVAINTMILSLLYRLKPEECRLIMVDPKMLELSVYDGIPHLLTPVVTDPKKAVVALKWAVREMEERYKKMSKVSVRNIDGFNARVGEAKAAGEVITRTVQTGFDKHSGEAIYEEEVMDLEPLPYIVVIVDEMADLMMVAGKEIEGTIQRLAQMARAAGIHVVLATQRPSVDVITGTIKANFPTRISFQVTSKIDSRTILGEQGAEQLLGQGDMLYMAGGGRITRVHGPFVSDAEVEKVVAHLKTQGRPQYLEAVTSEEEEGAAEGEDGAVFDKSAMGQAESDDPYDQAVAVVLRDKKASTSYIQRRLQIGYNRAASIMERMENEGIVGPANHAGKREILVETGRAREDED from the coding sequence ATGCGCACGATCCGACGTTCCTCCTCGCTGATGGACCGCCTGCCCGATCCGGTGCGGGAGTTCCTGTCGCGGCGCGCGGCGGAGCTCGTCGGGCTCGGCCTGCTGGCCCTGACATCGGCGATCGCGATCGCGCTCGCGACCTGGTCGGTCGACGATCCCAGCATCAACAACGCCACCAGCGGCGCCGTCAGGAACTGGCTCGGCCGTCCCGGTGCCATGGTCGCCGATCTGCTGATGCAATTGATCGGGCTCGGCGTCGTCGCGCTGCTGTTCCCGCCGGTGATCTGGGCGCTGCGGCTGGTGCGTTTCCATCTGTTCGATCGCGGCGCGCTCAAGCTCGGCCTCTGGGTCGTCGGCATCGTCGCCACCGGCGCGGTCGCCAGCGCGCTCCCCGCCACGCCGCGCTGGCCGCTGCCGACCGGCATGGGCGGCGTCATCGGCGACGGCCTGCTGTTCGGCACCCGCAACCTCGTCGGCATCGCCGGCAATGCGCTGAGCGGCCTCGTCGGCTTCCTTTATGCCGGCATCTCGATCCTTGCGATCACCGCCGCGGCCGGCTTCGGCTTCGTCACCGATGAGGATCCGATCGCCGAGAACGAGGATGAGGACGAATCCTGGAGCGAGAGCGAGGATCGTCGCGACGACGAACCCGGCATCGCCGTCATCCTGATCGGCTGGCTCGCCCATGGCGCGATGTCGCTCAGGGGCATGATCCTGCGCCGCCTGCCGCAGCCGCCCGAGCCGCTGGTCAATACAGGCCCGGCCGCCTCGGCCCCCGTGCCCGGCCGCGTCCGTCGCGAGCCGCAATTCGGCGAGGCCGCACCACGCGCCGCAAGCCCGCCTTTCGCGCCCGAGCCCCTGCCCGTTTCACGCCCGTCGCGGCCCGTTGCGCTCGACCTGCCCGAAGACGACGACGAGCCGCAGGATCTGCGCGATCTCAACGCACCACGCGTCACTGCGCCTGCGGTCGCGCCCAAGCCGGGAAAGCGCATGCAGCGCGAGGCCCAGCCCTCGCTGCTCGACCGCGACCAGTTCGAATTGCCGCCGCTGACCTATCTGTCGGAACCCAAGAAGCTGCCCGCCAACGCGATCTCGACCGACGCGCTGGAGCAGAACGCCACCTTGCTCGAAGGCGTGCTCGAGGATTTCGGCGTGCGCGGCGAGATCACCCAGGTTCGCCCCGGCCCTGTGGTGACGCTATACGAGCTTGAGCCTGCGCCCGGCACGAAGTCGTCGCGGGTGATTTCGCTTGCCGACGACATCGCCCGCTCGATGAGCGCGATCGCAGCCCGCGTCGCCGTGATTCCGGGCAAGAACGCCATCGGCATCGAACTGCCCAACGCCAAGCGCGAGACCGTCTTCCTGCGCGAACTGCTGGCGAGCCAGGATTTCGAGAGCTCCAAGCACAAGCTCGCACTGGGGCTGGGCAAGACCATCGGCGGCGAGCCGGTGATCGTCGACCTCGCCCGCATGCCGCATCTGCTCGTCGCCGGCACCACCGGCTCGGGCAAATCGGTGGCGATCAACACCATGATCCTGTCGCTGCTCTACCGGCTGAAGCCGGAGGAGTGCCGCCTCATCATGGTCGATCCAAAGATGCTCGAACTCTCCGTCTATGACGGCATTCCCCATCTGCTCACGCCGGTCGTCACCGACCCGAAGAAGGCGGTCGTCGCCCTGAAATGGGCGGTGCGCGAGATGGAGGAGCGCTACAAGAAGATGTCGAAGGTCTCGGTGCGCAACATCGACGGCTTCAATGCCCGCGTCGGCGAGGCGAAGGCGGCCGGCGAGGTCATCACCCGCACCGTGCAGACCGGCTTCGACAAGCATTCCGGCGAGGCGATCTATGAGGAGGAGGTCATGGACCTCGAGCCTCTGCCCTATATCGTCGTCATCGTCGACGAGATGGCCGATCTGATGATGGTCGCGGGCAAGGAGATCGAGGGCACGATCCAGCGTCTCGCCCAGATGGCGCGCGCGGCCGGCATCCATGTCGTGCTGGCGACGCAGCGCCCCTCGGTCGACGTCATCACCGGCACGATCAAGGCGAACTTCCCGACCCGGATCTCCTTCCAGGTCACCTCCAAGATCGACTCGCGCACGATCCTGGGCGAGCAGGGCGCCGAGCAGCTGCTCGGCCAGGGCGACATGCTCTACATGGCCGGCGGCGGGCGCATCACCCGCGTCCACGGCCCCTTCGTCAGCGATGCCGAGGTCGAGAAGGTCGTCGCGCATCTCAAGACGCAAGGCCGGCCGCAATATCTCGAGGCCGTCACCTCCGAGGAGGAGGAGGGCGCAGCTGAAGGCGAGGACGGCGCGGTCTTCGACAAGAGCGCGATGGGCCAGGCCGAGAGCGACGACCCTTACGACCAGGCGGTGGCGGTGGTGCTGCGCGACAAGAAGGCCTCGACCTCCTATATCCAGCGCCGTCTCCAGATCGGCTACAACCGCGCCGCCTCGATCATGGAGCGGATGGAGAACGAAGGCATCGTCGGCCCTGCCAACCACGCCGGCAAGCGCGAGATCTTGGTCGAAACCGGCAGGGCCCGCGAAGACGAGGATTGA
- a CDS encoding ammonium transporter has protein sequence MNFKTLSRAGLVGLALAAAAGTALAQAPATPPAPVPNKGDVAFMMSSTILVLLMTIPGLALFYGGLVRSKNMLSVLTQVFAIVCIVCLLWVFYGYSLAFTNGGSLNDYVGGFSKAFLKGIDPNSTAATFSNGVVIPEYVYICFQMTFACITPALIVGAFAERMKFSALLLFSVLWATFIYFPMAHMVWYWGGPDVVGNAAKALADAGADGKVAAQAALDAVNADAGMLFKWGALDFAGGTVVHINAGIAGLVGCLLLGKRIGYGKELMAPHSLTMTLIGGALLWVGWFGFNAGSNLEANGTAALAMINTFVATAAAAVGWLFVEWAVKGKPSMLGMVSGAVAGLVAVTPAAGFAGPMGSIILGLVAGVVCFVFCSTVKNALGYDDSLDVFGIHCIGGIIGALATGILVNVDLGGVGIPDYSSKPGELAVGAYVLGDAFLSQAKAVLFTLVFSGVGSLILYKIVDVIVGLRVAPDQEREGLDIAEHGERAYHD, from the coding sequence ATGAATTTCAAGACCCTCAGCCGGGCCGGACTTGTCGGGCTGGCGCTCGCGGCGGCCGCTGGCACCGCGCTCGCGCAGGCTCCGGCCACCCCTCCCGCGCCCGTTCCCAACAAGGGCGACGTCGCCTTCATGATGAGCTCGACGATCCTCGTCCTGCTCATGACCATTCCCGGCCTCGCACTGTTCTATGGCGGTCTCGTCCGCAGCAAAAACATGCTCTCCGTGCTGACGCAGGTCTTCGCGATCGTCTGCATCGTCTGCCTGCTCTGGGTGTTCTACGGCTACTCGCTCGCCTTCACCAATGGCGGCAGCCTGAACGATTATGTCGGCGGCTTCTCCAAGGCCTTCCTGAAGGGCATCGATCCGAACTCGACGGCCGCGACCTTCTCCAACGGCGTCGTCATTCCGGAATATGTCTATATCTGCTTCCAGATGACCTTTGCCTGCATCACGCCGGCCCTCATCGTCGGCGCCTTCGCCGAGCGCATGAAGTTCTCGGCGCTGCTGCTCTTCAGCGTGCTCTGGGCCACCTTCATCTATTTCCCGATGGCCCATATGGTCTGGTACTGGGGCGGTCCCGACGTTGTCGGCAACGCTGCCAAGGCGCTGGCTGACGCCGGGGCGGACGGCAAGGTTGCGGCCCAGGCCGCGCTCGACGCCGTCAACGCCGATGCCGGCATGCTCTTCAAATGGGGCGCGCTCGACTTCGCCGGCGGCACCGTCGTGCACATCAATGCCGGCATCGCGGGCTTGGTCGGCTGCCTGCTGCTCGGCAAGCGCATCGGCTATGGCAAGGAGCTGATGGCTCCCCACTCGCTGACCATGACGCTGATCGGCGGCGCCCTGCTCTGGGTCGGCTGGTTCGGCTTCAACGCCGGCTCCAACCTGGAAGCCAACGGCACCGCCGCGCTCGCCATGATCAACACCTTCGTCGCCACGGCGGCGGCGGCAGTCGGCTGGCTCTTCGTGGAATGGGCCGTCAAGGGCAAGCCCTCGATGCTCGGCATGGTCTCGGGCGCCGTTGCCGGCCTCGTCGCGGTCACCCCCGCCGCCGGCTTTGCCGGTCCGATGGGTTCGATCATTCTGGGCCTTGTCGCCGGCGTCGTCTGCTTCGTCTTCTGCTCCACCGTCAAGAACGCGCTGGGCTATGACGACTCGCTCGACGTCTTCGGCATCCACTGCATCGGCGGCATCATCGGCGCCCTGGCGACCGGCATCCTGGTGAATGTCGATCTCGGCGGCGTCGGCATCCCGGACTACTCCTCGAAGCCCGGTGAACTCGCCGTCGGCGCCTATGTGCTGGGCGATGCCTTCCTCTCCCAGGCCAAGGCCGTGCTGTTCACGCTGGTGTTCAGCGGTGTCGGCTCGCTGATCCTCTACAAGATCGTCGACGTCATCGTCGGCTTGCGCGTCGCCCCCGATCAGGAGCGCGAAGGCCTCGACATCGCCGAGCATGGCGAGCGCGCCTATCACGACTGA
- a CDS encoding P-II family nitrogen regulator: MKIVMAIIKPFKLEEVRDGLTAIGVHGLTVTEVKGYGRQKGHTEIYRGAEYAVSFLPKIKIEVAVSDELVSKVIDAITAAARTGQIGDGKIFVSSIEKAVRIRTGETDGDAL; the protein is encoded by the coding sequence ATGAAGATCGTGATGGCTATCATCAAGCCGTTCAAGCTGGAGGAGGTGCGCGACGGGCTCACCGCCATCGGCGTGCATGGCCTGACCGTGACCGAGGTGAAGGGCTATGGCCGCCAGAAGGGCCACACGGAAATCTACCGTGGTGCCGAATACGCCGTGAGCTTCCTGCCGAAGATCAAGATCGAGGTCGCCGTGTCCGACGAGCTCGTCAGCAAGGTGATCGACGCGATCACCGCCGCCGCCCGCACCGGCCAGATCGGTGACGGCAAGATCTTCGTTTCGTCGATCGAGAAAGCCGTGCGCATCCGCACCGGTGAAACCGACGGCGACGCCCTCTGA
- the tesB gene encoding acyl-CoA thioesterase II: MSQISDSLLSILDLEPLERNLFRGRSPKVGWARVFGGQVIGQALYAACKTVEDRQPHSLHAYFLLPGDPEIPIVYEVDRLRDGRSFTTRRVLAIQKGEAIFAMSASFHVAEEGFEHQMPMPDVPMPEDLPDRETMKRSVLPHMPDAVRAYYQRERPIEIRPVELARYASGGKMEPKFNVWIKTMQPLPDEPAIHQSVLAYASDLMLLDSSLIAHGRNVFDKQIQGASLDHALWFHRPFRADEWLLYAQDSPSTSGARGFSRGLIFNRDGKLVASVAQEGLIRPRPDMA; the protein is encoded by the coding sequence ATGTCACAGATCAGCGACTCCCTGCTGTCGATCCTCGACCTCGAGCCGCTCGAACGCAATCTGTTCCGGGGTCGCAGCCCCAAGGTCGGCTGGGCGCGCGTCTTCGGCGGGCAGGTGATCGGCCAGGCGCTCTACGCCGCCTGCAAGACGGTGGAGGATCGCCAGCCTCACTCGCTGCACGCCTATTTCCTGCTCCCGGGCGATCCCGAGATCCCGATCGTCTACGAGGTCGACCGTTTGCGCGACGGCCGCTCCTTCACCACGCGGCGCGTGCTGGCGATCCAGAAGGGCGAGGCGATCTTCGCCATGTCGGCCTCCTTCCACGTCGCGGAAGAAGGTTTCGAGCACCAGATGCCGATGCCCGACGTGCCGATGCCCGAGGATCTGCCCGACCGCGAGACCATGAAACGCAGCGTGCTGCCGCATATGCCCGACGCCGTGCGCGCCTATTACCAGCGCGAAAGGCCAATCGAGATCAGGCCGGTCGAATTGGCGCGCTATGCCAGCGGCGGCAAGATGGAGCCGAAATTCAACGTCTGGATCAAGACGATGCAGCCCTTGCCCGACGAACCGGCGATCCACCAGAGCGTGCTCGCCTATGCTTCGGACCTGATGCTGCTCGATTCGAGCCTGATCGCGCATGGCAGAAACGTTTTCGACAAGCAGATCCAGGGCGCCAGCCTCGACCATGCGCTCTGGTTCCACCGGCCCTTCCGCGCCGACGAATGGCTGCTCTATGCCCAGGACAGCCCCTCGACCTCCGGTGCGCGCGGCTTTTCACGCGGCCTCATCTTCAACCGGGACGGCAAGCTGGTCGCCTCGGTTGCACAGGAAGGGCTGATCCGTCCGAGGCCGGACATGGCATGA
- a CDS encoding ubiquinone biosynthesis hydroxylase encodes MASGLGLARNRIVIAGGGIAGLSLALALKQALGAGFEIVLADPSLSLAPRADSRAYAVAAAAQNMLEALGIWPKVAATAQPMTEMVVTDSRSPDLVRPVFLTFDGEVEPGQPFAHMVENAALLSALLDACGAAGVVLRPEGVRRFESRDDEVELRFADGERLQAALLVAADGARSKLREQAGIGWVGWAYRQTGLVATLGHERPHHGRAVEHFLPSGPFAILPLSDGGKLGHRSSIVWTEGAENVPALLSLDAADLLAEIERRFGLELGEIALESAISAHPLGFGVARRFVGERLALLGDAAHVIHPIAGQGLNLGLKDVAALAEAIVDAARLGLDPGSAEALEGYERARRFDTVAMGAVTDGLNRLFSNDVTPVRLARDLGLGLVDRLPGLKRFFIREAAGLAGATPRLLRGEAL; translated from the coding sequence ATGGCGTCTGGACTGGGCCTGGCCCGCAACCGGATCGTGATCGCGGGCGGCGGGATCGCCGGATTGTCGCTGGCGCTGGCGCTGAAGCAGGCGCTTGGCGCAGGCTTCGAGATCGTGCTGGCCGATCCGTCGTTGAGCCTGGCCCCACGCGCCGACAGCCGCGCCTACGCGGTCGCCGCCGCGGCGCAGAACATGCTGGAGGCGCTCGGAATCTGGCCGAAGGTCGCGGCGACCGCCCAGCCGATGACCGAGATGGTCGTCACCGACAGCCGCAGCCCGGATCTGGTGCGCCCGGTCTTCCTGACGTTCGATGGCGAGGTCGAACCCGGCCAGCCCTTCGCTCATATGGTCGAGAATGCGGCGCTGCTGAGCGCGCTTCTCGACGCCTGCGGCGCTGCGGGCGTGGTGCTGCGCCCCGAGGGCGTGCGCCGTTTCGAGAGCAGGGATGACGAGGTCGAACTCCGATTCGCTGATGGCGAGCGGCTCCAGGCGGCTTTGCTCGTCGCGGCCGACGGGGCGCGCTCGAAGCTGCGCGAGCAGGCCGGTATCGGCTGGGTCGGCTGGGCCTATCGACAAACCGGGCTCGTGGCGACGCTGGGTCACGAGCGCCCGCATCATGGCCGCGCCGTCGAGCATTTCCTGCCGTCGGGACCCTTCGCCATCCTGCCGCTCAGCGATGGCGGCAAGCTCGGCCATCGCTCATCGATCGTCTGGACTGAAGGCGCGGAGAATGTGCCGGCGCTGCTCTCGCTCGACGCGGCCGATCTCTTGGCCGAGATCGAGCGGCGTTTTGGGCTGGAACTCGGCGAGATTGCGCTGGAGAGCGCTATCAGCGCGCATCCGCTTGGCTTCGGTGTGGCGCGGCGCTTCGTCGGGGAGCGGCTGGCCCTGCTCGGCGACGCCGCCCATGTCATCCACCCGATCGCCGGACAGGGGCTCAATCTCGGCCTGAAGGATGTCGCGGCCCTGGCCGAGGCGATCGTCGACGCGGCCCGGCTCGGGCTCGATCCGGGAAGCGCCGAGGCGCTCGAAGGCTATGAGCGTGCCCGCCGCTTCGACACGGTGGCGATGGGTGCGGTCACAGACGGGCTGAACCGGTTGTTCTCGAACGACGTCACCCCGGTGAGGCTCGCGCGCGATCTCGGCCTGGGCCTGGTCGATCGGTTGCCGGGACTGAAGCGCTTCTTCATTCGCGAGGCCGCAGGGCTCGCCGGCGCGACGCCCCGGCTGTTGCGGGGCGAGGCGCTTTAA
- a CDS encoding Trm112 family protein, whose product MTETGPEPTATRIDPKLLEILVCPVTKTTLEYDAAKQELISRAAKLAYPIRDGIPIMLPEEARQLEG is encoded by the coding sequence ATGACCGAGACCGGACCGGAACCGACCGCGACCCGCATCGACCCGAAGCTGCTTGAGATCCTGGTTTGCCCGGTGACCAAGACGACGCTCGAATATGATGCGGCCAAGCAGGAGCTGATCAGCCGCGCCGCCAAGCTCGCCTACCCGATCCGCGACGGCATCCCGATCATGCTGCCGGAAGAGGCAAGGCAATTGGAGGGGTAG